The DNA window CGCGGATACCCGCGGCCAGAAGCGACGCCGTGAAGGTCGTCGCCACCACCACCCAACCGTAGAAGAAGCGGACGTTGAGCGGTTTGCGGGGCCGCGGTTTCGACATGTCGGGTGTTGTGATCATCTATGGCCGCGTTGTTCCTTCTCGCGTGGTCGGGCTACGGACGGGCAAACCCCGCCCGCGAACGGCGTCCTTCGAAATGGCGTCCTTCGACTTCGCTCCGCTCAGGACGAACGGAAACAGGTCCCGAAACCACTCGTCCTGAGCGTAGCGGAGCGAAGTCGAAGGACGCCAGCTAGGCGCGTGGCCCCAGAGCCTCCACTGTGCTCTCGTAGTCCTCCAACCGCGGCAGCAGCAGCGCGTGTCCCACTCCGGCCTCGCGGTATTCGGCGATGCGCCGGCGGCACGTCGCGCCGTCGCCCAGCAGGTAGAAGCCCTCCACCATCTCCTCGGTGATGAGCCCCACGGCGGCCTTCTCGCCGCGGTTCTCCGCGGTGGCGCGAAGTTCGGGCAGGATGCCGGGATCGAAGCCGCCGCGCTCCAGCAGGACTTCCCCCACGAACGGCTCGGCCAGGAGCCGCACCATGCGCTCCTTGAGGGCCGGCAGCATGCGCCCCGGGTCATCGGTCATCCGCACGATCAACATGCACGCGATGTCGATGGCCGCCGGGTCGCGTCCCGCCTGCCGGGCCGCGTCGGAGATTTCCCGCACCGCGTAGCGCACGTAGGCGGTGGGAACGTAGGCGTTGAGCAAGCCCCCGTCGGCCACCGCGCCGGCGAGCCGCAGCGCCTTGGGGCCGATGGCGGCCAGGTAGATGGGCAGGCTTTCCTGCGCCGGTTTCACCGCCAGCCGAACGGCATTGAGGTCCCAGTAGCCGCCCGCGCCGCTCACGCGCTCGCCCGCCAGGAGCTGCCGGAGCTGTGCCACCGTCTGCTTCATGTGGTCGAGGGGCCGCTCGTAGGGCATCCCCATGCGCCCCTCGATCATCCACTTGTCGCTCCGTCCCAGCCCCAGGAGGAAGCGCCCGCCGGAGATGCGGTCCAGGGTCGCCGCGGACATGCCCAGCAGGGCGGGGTTGCGCGTGTAGGGATTGGTGACGCCAAGACCGAGCCGGATGCGCGTCGTGGCGGCCGCCAGGAACCCCAACAGCGAGAAGGTTTCCTCGTGGAAGTAACGCTCCGTCACCCACAGGGAGTCGAACCCGGCCTCTTCCGCGACGTGGGCATAGTTCCTCAACTCATCGCCGGTGTCGATGCCGTGATAGAGGACCATTCCGAGTCGTGACATGGAGGAGTCTAGATACCCGTTCCCGCCCGCTTGAGGCGCGGGTCCAGCACGTCGCGGAGGGCGTCGCCCAGGAGGTTGATGCCCAGCACGGTGATGAAGATGGACAGCCCCGGAAAGAGCGCCAGCCACCACGCCGTGCTGATGTAGATGCGGCCGTCGGCGAGCATGGTGCCCCAGGTGGGGATCTCGGGAGGCACGCCCAGACCCAGAAAGCTCAGGCTGGCCTCGGAGATGATGGACGAGGCCATGGCGAAGGTGCCGATGACCAGCGACACCTGGATCAGGTTGGGGATGATGTGGCGCGCGATGATCTGGGCGTCACTCGCGCCCAGCGACTTGGCCGAGATGACGAATTCGCGCGCCTTGAGGGACAGGCTCTGCCCCCGCGTCACGCGGCAGTACTGGATCCAGCGTTGCGCCACCAGGGCCAGGATCAGGTTGAACAGGCCCTGCCCGAGGAACGCCATGATGGTCAGGGCCAGCAGCAGCGGCGGGAAGGCCCATACCACCTCCACGAACTTCTGGATGGTGAAGTCGACATTACCGCCGAAGTACCCCGACGTGGCTCCCAGAATCACGCCCACGAAGCCGGAGATGAACACCACCGCGAAGGCGATCAGCAAGGAGACCCGGGCGCCGAAGACGATGCGGCTCAGGATGTCGCGGCCGAGGTTGTCGGTACCGAGAAAGTGAGGGCCCCAGAACCACTGGGGCCCATGCAGCATGGTCTCCAGACTCTGCTGGTTGGGGTCGAACGGCGCCACGAAGGGCCCGAGGGCGCCGGCGATGATGAAGATCAGCACGACCGAACCGCCCAGGTAGACCTTGGTGCGCATCCACGGACGCCACCACTGGCTGCGGGGCTTCGCGCGGCCGGGGTCCGGCGTGCCGGTGTCAATACCGTATTCTTGGGTCGATGACTGCATAGAGCACGTCGATCAGAAAGTTGATGGCGACAAACGCCAACGTGTACACGAGCACCAGCCCGGTCACCAGCGGATGGTCGCGCGCGTTCAGCGCGATGACCAGCAGGCTGCCGCTGCCGGGCCACGAGAAAACCGTCTCCACGATAATCGAACCGCTCAGGAGCGTGCCGAGTTCCAGCCCCACCACGGTAATCACCGGGATCAGGGCGTTGCGCACGACGTGGCGCCACAGCACCTTGCGCTCCATCAGCCCCTTGGCGCGGGCCGTGGTCACGTACTCCTCGTGCATGACCTCCAGCACCGACGACCGCGTCACGCGCATGAGGATCCCGAGCATGTTGGAGCCCAGGGCCACGGCCGGAAGGAAGACGTGCTCCAGACCGTCACGCACGCCGGCCCAGTTACCCTGGATGGCGCTGTCGACGATGTAGAAGCCGGTGATCCGGGCACCGGCGATGCCGTAGGTGTCCCGCCCCGCGGACGGGAGAATATTCAGTATCCCGGCGAACAGCAGGATCAGCATGATCCCGAACCAGAAGCTGGGCATGCTGATGCCGAACAGGCCGAAAGTCGTGCCGGTATTGTCTATCCACGAGTTGGGCTTGGCCGCGGCCCACACCCCTAACGGGATGGCGAAGATGATGGCGATGATAACCGAGGCGGTGGCCAGCTCGAGCGTGGCCGGGACGCGGCTGAGGATCACGTCCAGCACGGGCTCATCGTACTTGAAGGAGCGGCCGAAGTCCCCCTGGGCCGCCGACATGAAGAACTTGAAGTACTGGACGTAGACGGGCTGGTCGAGCCCCCACCTTTCCCGGGCCTGGTCGATGTCCTCCTGGGTGGTGTCCTCGCCCAGGAGCATGAGCGTCGGATCGCCGGGAGCGGCCTGGATCAGCAGGAAGACCAGCAGGCTGATGAGCACCATGACCGGGATGGTCCCGACCAAGCGGCGAAGCAGATAGGTTCCCATGGGGCGGTCTCTCGAAAAACCTACGATCTATGACATAGGCGTGGGGATTTCAAGGACCGGTGGGGGTGTGCGATGGGTGTCAAGAATGAGCCACGGGAAACGGCGTATCGACTTGGGAACACCACCATGGACAGAGCGAGGGCAAGGCGGGCTGTCATCCAAGAGAGGATATGGCCATCCCCGCGAACGCGGCCGCGAGATCATCCCGTTTCTACGCGCCCATCCCCGTATGGTACGGACCCAGGGTGGGCGAGCCTATTGCCGACCTGGAATGGGAAACGGCTCTACGGCCAACTCCCCCCGAAGGCGGCCGTGAGGTCGTTTCGTTTGAGCGTACCGCCCATCCCGTCATGGTGAGCGCCGAGGAACACTCCCGTCACCACGCCGTCGTCGCCGCCGGTCTGCACGAATGTGTTCCCGCGCACGGTGATGGCGTATTCGAGGTCGCCGTCTCCCCAGAGCTCGCCGGTGCCCAACTCGCCAAGGCTCCCTGCCCAGGACTCGAGTTCGCTGAACTCAAGCTCTCCATCGAACGAGCGGGCATCCACCAACAAGGACGCCCGCCCCACTACCGCTCGATCGCCGGGGGTGAGTCCCAAAAGAAAGCCCGACCACGACAATATGCCTCGTGTACCGTAGGGCCATTCGTCCTGGAAATCGAGGAAGGGTACGATGCCCATTGCCCACGGTTGCACCAACCCATTCCGTGCCACAACGCCGAAATAGACAGGATACCGCGGAATACACTCGGCTTCTGGCGGACACGGCCCTGTGTGCGGGAAAGCCGACCGTCAAGATTTTCCGATAGCTCCGACCACGATCCCAAGTTCTCGTATATCCGTTCTGTCGGCGTGCCCGGCGCGAGCCATCCGTACACGGCGAGCAGCGCGGTCGCGGTCGAGTGGATGGAGCACGTGTCCGGGAACGCCCTCAGGCGGGTTGTTCGTCACCGTATCGGGATACCGAGCTCCGTCCGGGTGGTTACGCCCGAGAGTGTGAAGGAGAGAGTGTGAAGGAGTTGGTGCACGATACTGACCGACCGGGGCTGAAAGCCGCCCTGTGCTCCCGGTGTCGTGTCGATCCAGACACGACCCGACACGAGCGGATGCCGAGGATCGAACCAACGCTGCGCAAAGCCGCCTTCGTAGCGCCCGTGGAGAGCTGTATCGGGCCAGTCTTCGCGCGGCCGGAAATCGATCAGGATTTCGCCGTCCGCCGGCCGTCCCGTGCTCCCCGTCGCCAACTCCTTCGCGAATCGCAATTTCCAGGCATCCGGTAACGAAGCGTTGATCAGTTGAACCGCATGAATCGCTTCCTCGACCATTTCCCGACTGGCCCCTTCAACTACCCGAACGATGGAGGCTCCGCGCCGAATCGCCGGACTCGACCGTCGATACCGGCATCATCGGCCAAGTAGCGAGCAAGCTGCCCGATGCCGTCCCAACGAGTACTGTGGGACAGCGTCACGGCTCACCCTGAGGCCCCTGTGCACCTCGGGAACCCGCAGGACCACGCTCACCCTGGGGTCTACCCCCGGCGGTCCGGCCGGACCTTCCGGCCCCGCTACGCCACTCGCGTTCAACGACTGCAACGCGACCGCCATAGCTGCGATAGCCGGTGGTATGCTCGTGACCGAGACCGCTATTCTTCCAAGTGCCAACAAAGTGCTATTGGCGATGTTCTCTGATTCGCGACTTCTCAGCCGCCTCTGCAACGTCGCCCTCGCTCGTCTCGTTCGCTGATGTCATGGCTCATCCCTCTTACGGTTCAACTGTACTTCGATCCGTATTCATGGTAGTGGCGCTGGACGCAAGTGTATTCTCAGGGTGCGGCAAGCCCAAGGCGATTATCGAGGTGGAAGACCGGCATCGTTCTGGCCAGGCGAACGGAGCAGACAGGTTCCTACGGGGAAGTCGGTCGGTGAACCGACTCCTCCGACCTCTCGATCGAGAGGGTGTGGCACCGTGCCAAGGGACTCCTCCTGGCGGGTTCCCCAAGGACCGTATTGGGGAACAGCTTACCGTCCAAAGGGTTGCGGCCAGGGTGTGCAGGAGGGGTCATGTACGATGCACTTCCCCGGCGCTGGGTCGCTGGGTTTGGCGTGCCACCATCGGGCGAGACTCTTTGGAGGACGTTCGTACCGACGTACGAAAGGTCAGCGGCGCCAGCACACTCTCCCTAGACCTAAAGCGGTGAGTTTTGCAAGAGCGGACGAGAATCGTCAGAGCCGAAAACCGGCGCCTACCCGGAAGCTAGTCAATCAGAAGCGCGGCGCTCAGTCTCCCGCCGAAGGCCGCCGTGAGATCATCCCGTTTCAATACACCGCCCATGCCTAGGTGGTCCGGACCCAGGAAGCCACCCTCGACCACACCGTCATCGCCGTCAATCTGCACGAAAGCGTTCCCGGACACGGTGATGCCGTAGTCGAGGCCGCCTTCTCTCCACGGCTCTCCGGAACCCAATTCGCTCGGAGGTCCGAACCAGGACTCTAGCCTGCTGAATCTAAGCGCTGAACGCCTTCCGTCCACATGCGGGGCATACACAATGAGGCTCACATCGCCCGCCACTGATTGATTGTCAGGCGAAAATCCAACGAGTCGGCCATACCAAATGAAGGCATCAGAACCACCGGAGAAGTCCAGAGGCGCGGAAGACTGCTCAGGACCAGTCACCCACGGTTCCACCGACCCGTTCCAAGCCGCAACGCCGAAAGTGACGGAATACTGATTGTATCCCGCTTCGACCTCCGTAGGAAACCTGCCCACAAAGTGCTTCGAATGCTCTGACCACGGCCCCAAGTCCTCGGTTTCTCCCCTAGTCCCAAAGTACACCCTTATACCGCTATGCTCATGAAGCAAACTCATCGACTCCAGCTCTCCGGGTTCCCACAGAGGAAAAGGCCCCGGCTCTCTGGAACCTGTCCCGCAACCCGCGAGCCAAAGCACCGCTAGCAAACAAACGGATATTCTCAGGTAAAGCACCCTGTTGCCCAGTGTACTGCACCGGGCAACACACCTACGTACACCGTCGATTATTCGCATTGGCGAAGCCTCCAACCGGTCGCTGCCACCGTTCTCTTCGTTACCGTCTCCCCAGAGGTCGTTGCTGCGCACGTCGCCCGGTCGTCTCGCCCAGGACTCCAGATCGTCGAACTCGAGAGGTCCGTCCAGGGACAATGACATCTTCAGGATCTGCAAATCCAGGGGGACCACATATCCCCTTCTTCTCACCGACACGCGCGGGCGCGGCGAGTTTGTGTCATCATGAAACCGACGGTGTTTCCTTAAAGCGGCAACATTTCCGAATCGGAATATATGCCTTACGAGTGGAAATTGATCAAGTCGAGTTCTGTTTCTTGTAACCTGCGGAGGTGGTGGACAGAGGAGTACCAACTCCACGCTCCCCTTCTTGTGCCGATCCGATCCCGCCCTGATGTCCCAACCCCACCCGAGGGCGCCTACCCAGGATCTCGGCCTTGACGCCAAGCTGAACTACTCATGGGTGGGGGAGAAGGACGGGGGGCTTCACAGTCACTCGCCTTGGATGCCCGCTTTGAGGCCAAGGGAACGTGCAAAGAGCGCCAACCCTGTCGTGAGCAGCACAATCAACAACATGGTGATGCTGGCCGCTTCCCGATATCCGCCGGAGATTTGGTCCAGCACCAGGAGCGCAAGGGTCCGGGTTTCGGAGGTGGCCAGCAGGATCACGCTCGATGCGGTCCGGGCGGCGAACAAGAAGTTGAGAACTCCGATGAGCACCATGGTCTGCGCCATTAGCGGAAGCACGATGCGGAAGTATGTGTTCCAGAACCCGGCACCAGAGGTCAGGGACGCCTCTTCCATCTCCTTGCCGAGTTGTACGAAGTTCGCCTTCAGAATCTGGGTGGAAAGGGTGATCCCCCCGATGACGGAGGCGATGATGAGAAGAAACAGGCTTCCATAGAACGGACGAAGGAACGGTGTGCCCAGGAACATCCAAAGCAACCCGAGGCCCGCGAGTACGCCCGGCACGGCGGAAGGAAGCCAGCAAATCGTATCCAGAACGCTTCGTCCCGGAAGGCGCGTGCGGACTACGATGTATGCGATTAGAGAGAAGAAGATCGACCCCACGCCGGCTGAACACATGGCGATGATCAGGGTGTTCTTCAACGCCAACAAGAGCCGCGGATCGCTCAGGGCCATGCGCCAGTACTCCAGGGTCCAGGTGTGAGGCAAATCAAAGAAGCCGAAGCGAACCATCAGGCTCCCGCCCAGGGCGCTCAGAATCGGGACGCCCACCGCCAGCAGGCAGATGAACCCCATGCTCGCGGCCGCCAGGAGCCTTGACGGGCCCAGTTCGATCAACTTGTGTCGGAAGCGGCCGGTGACGGTGGTGTACAGGCGTGAGGCGATGAGCCTTCGCTGCAACGGGATGAATACGGCCAGGAAGACCAGAATGATGCTTCCCAGGGCCGCGGCCTGATTGGTCAGCGGCGGCTCCTGCCTGGCCAGATCCACGATCATGGTGGAGTAGACGAAGAAGCCCCACGGCGTGCCGAGCAGTAGTTCCGTTTCAAATGACTCGAACAGCCGCACCAAACCGAGGAGCAGGACCACAACCAGGATCGGCGGCATCACCGGCAGCGTCACTCTGA is part of the Deltaproteobacteria bacterium genome and encodes:
- a CDS encoding LLM class flavin-dependent oxidoreductase, whose amino-acid sequence is MSRLGMVLYHGIDTGDELRNYAHVAEEAGFDSLWVTERYFHEETFSLLGFLAAATTRIRLGLGVTNPYTRNPALLGMSAATLDRISGGRFLLGLGRSDKWMIEGRMGMPYERPLDHMKQTVAQLRQLLAGERVSGAGGYWDLNAVRLAVKPAQESLPIYLAAIGPKALRLAGAVADGGLLNAYVPTAYVRYAVREISDAARQAGRDPAAIDIACMLIVRMTDDPGRMLPALKERMVRLLAEPFVGEVLLERGGFDPGILPELRATAENRGEKAAVGLITEEMVEGFYLLGDGATCRRRIAEYREAGVGHALLLPRLEDYESTVEALGPRA
- a CDS encoding ABC transporter permease, with protein sequence MRTKVYLGGSVVLIFIIAGALGPFVAPFDPNQQSLETMLHGPQWFWGPHFLGTDNLGRDILSRIVFGARVSLLIAFAVVFISGFVGVILGATSGYFGGNVDFTIQKFVEVVWAFPPLLLALTIMAFLGQGLFNLILALVAQRWIQYCRVTRGQSLSLKAREFVISAKSLGASDAQIIARHIIPNLIQVSLVIGTFAMASSIISEASLSFLGLGVPPEIPTWGTMLADGRIYISTAWWLALFPGLSIFITVLGINLLGDALRDVLDPRLKRAGTGI
- a CDS encoding ABC transporter permease codes for the protein MGTYLLRRLVGTIPVMVLISLLVFLLIQAAPGDPTLMLLGEDTTQEDIDQARERWGLDQPVYVQYFKFFMSAAQGDFGRSFKYDEPVLDVILSRVPATLELATASVIIAIIFAIPLGVWAAAKPNSWIDNTGTTFGLFGISMPSFWFGIMLILLFAGILNILPSAGRDTYGIAGARITGFYIVDSAIQGNWAGVRDGLEHVFLPAVALGSNMLGILMRVTRSSVLEVMHEEYVTTARAKGLMERKVLWRHVVRNALIPVITVVGLELGTLLSGSIIVETVFSWPGSGSLLVIALNARDHPLVTGLVLVYTLAFVAINFLIDVLYAVIDPRIRY
- a CDS encoding ABC transporter permease subunit, with translation MLLLDPDFGLVNTWSDYCLGVKPFDIYSFWGIVWVHTIGGLDTKVMLLTPAFRRMDAAMEEASMLCGAGTVKTMFRVTLPVMPPILVVVLLLGLVRLFESFETELLLGTPWGFFVYSTMIVDLARQEPPLTNQAAALGSIILVFLAVFIPLQRRLIASRLYTTVTGRFRHKLIELGPSRLLAAASMGFICLLAVGVPILSALGGSLMVRFGFFDLPHTWTLEYWRMALSDPRLLLALKNTLIIAMCSAGVGSIFFSLIAYIVVRTRLPGRSVLDTICWLPSAVPGVLAGLGLLWMFLGTPFLRPFYGSLFLLIIASVIGGITLSTQILKANFVQLGKEMEEASLTSGAGFWNTYFRIVLPLMAQTMVLIGVLNFLFAARTASSVILLATSETRTLALLVLDQISGGYREAASITMLLIVLLTTGLALFARSLGLKAGIQGE